A genomic window from Sphingobacterium sp. BN32 includes:
- a CDS encoding transcriptional regulator, translating to MSLDLTLYDKVLENRVRLQIMSILMANESYDFNSFKELLEVTDGNLASNLKSLEKEGYINVTKSFIDRKPNTRYSKTDKGQKAFENHLIALEQLIKQQYL from the coding sequence GTGAGTTTGGATTTAACCTTATATGATAAAGTTTTAGAGAATCGAGTCCGCCTACAGATTATGAGTATTCTGATGGCAAACGAGTCCTACGACTTTAATTCATTTAAAGAATTGTTGGAAGTGACGGATGGGAACCTGGCTTCGAACCTAAAAAGTTTGGAGAAGGAGGGCTATATCAACGTGACCAAGTCTTTCATCGATAGGAAGCCCAACACGAGGTATAGTAAGACCGATAAGGGACAGAAAGCGTTCGAAAACCACTTAATTGCGTTGGAGCAATTAATAAAGCAGCAGTATTTATAA
- a CDS encoding trigger factor encodes MNISHQNIDDINASIQVEIAPADYNPQVDKAIKDQAKKAKLPGFRPGMVPVGHIKRMYGKSILFDEINRMINDKIAEYIGEQKLEVLGQPLPLDEDQDAKYNWDFNDTFNFKYEIGLAPEFEVPFNAETEFTEYDIKADEATLAERIKNLRRSYGKMTNPEVSEEGDVLYAALKQDKEEGIEKTTSVRTDIIEDAKIKKSLVGLKKDDTVKIDVKKAFKVADLARILGITEDEAEALDVTKFELTVKNINRLEESDLNQEFFDKLFPAGEVTTEEQFNEKVTEEVENLFKQNSAQKLRNDMYTFGMDKVDAKFPEEFLKKWLKATNPNLTTEEIEEGFADFISNLKWTIIENRIVTANNLEVKYDEVVELAKERIYAQIKMYNINEEPTDEQLQQFAMQLLSDREQANRLFEEVKALKVFDQLKSTVKLKSKKIDFDKFEKLDK; translated from the coding sequence ATGAATATTTCACACCAAAACATTGACGACATCAACGCAAGTATCCAAGTGGAAATTGCTCCAGCGGATTACAACCCGCAAGTTGATAAAGCAATTAAAGACCAAGCAAAAAAAGCTAAATTACCAGGTTTCCGTCCAGGGATGGTGCCAGTAGGACATATCAAACGTATGTACGGTAAATCAATCTTATTTGATGAGATCAACAGAATGATCAATGATAAGATTGCAGAATACATTGGCGAGCAAAAATTAGAAGTACTCGGTCAGCCGCTACCTCTTGATGAAGATCAAGACGCAAAATACAACTGGGATTTCAACGATACATTCAATTTCAAATACGAAATTGGTTTAGCACCGGAATTTGAAGTTCCTTTCAACGCAGAAACTGAATTCACTGAATACGATATCAAAGCTGACGAGGCTACTTTAGCAGAACGTATCAAAAACTTACGTCGTAGCTACGGTAAAATGACCAACCCAGAAGTGTCTGAGGAAGGTGATGTATTATACGCTGCTTTGAAGCAAGATAAAGAAGAAGGAATCGAAAAAACTACTTCCGTTCGTACAGACATCATCGAGGATGCTAAGATCAAAAAATCTTTAGTAGGCTTGAAAAAAGATGATACCGTAAAAATCGACGTGAAGAAAGCTTTCAAAGTTGCTGACTTAGCGCGCATCTTGGGTATTACTGAAGATGAAGCGGAAGCTTTAGACGTTACAAAATTCGAATTGACGGTTAAAAACATCAACAGATTAGAAGAGTCTGATTTGAACCAAGAGTTCTTTGACAAACTTTTCCCTGCAGGTGAAGTAACAACAGAAGAGCAATTCAACGAAAAAGTAACTGAAGAGGTTGAAAACCTATTCAAACAAAACTCTGCACAAAAGTTACGTAACGATATGTACACTTTTGGTATGGATAAAGTGGATGCAAAATTCCCTGAGGAATTCTTGAAAAAGTGGTTAAAAGCAACTAACCCGAACTTAACTACAGAAGAAATCGAGGAAGGATTCGCAGATTTCATTAGCAACTTGAAATGGACGATTATTGAAAACAGAATCGTTACAGCAAACAACCTAGAAGTAAAATATGACGAAGTTGTTGAGTTAGCTAAAGAGCGTATCTACGCGCAAATCAAAATGTACAACATCAACGAAGAGCCAACTGACGAGCAATTACAACAATTCGCAATGCAGTTATTATCTGACAGAGAACAAGCAAACCGCTTATTCGAAGAGGTAAAAGCGCTTAAAGTATTCGATCAATTGAAATCAACTGTGAAGTTAAAATCTAAAAAGATTGATTTCGATAAATTCGAAAAACTAGACAAATAG
- a CDS encoding DUF3943 domain-containing protein, with translation MRNFTNTLLTFIVLLLICQYSLAQSDSLEIKPKDSLHFKDPAFMKDTLTWNLNPKREKKFWRAGAEWFLAQALPASFNRFITRDPYSYITFKNFIDHQRFSAWDWDDNQFTTNQIDHPFHGQIYFNAFRSNGYNFYQSSIATVAGSYIWETAGETQHPSINDLVNTTFGGILLGEMMHRVSRNILARNKHHHNRIGNEVVATIVNPVNGLNRLLDGKWGKSVEDYFLVDSSVIAAEVDMGIRRFDAKEGDFLTKGKNAFYGRLRFRYSNGDHNYKRPFDQFSVNLELGNGDSSFINAVNVHALLYGAKFFKSQKGEHFGTLNAHYDFYNNDAFFYGAQSVNYNWVSEFRYKKNNRLNLSVGAGAVVLAAVPDPYLLYGASRNYNYGPGASYRFRGELSLLNLLMISADYNGGVFFTISGNDSYYVLHGLNTEASLRLYKRWSINLSSGYFNLQGHFKDEKYQDFSREYPYGRLSIGYNIFF, from the coding sequence TTGCGAAACTTTACAAATACGCTGCTTACCTTCATCGTTTTACTTTTAATCTGCCAATACAGCTTGGCGCAATCGGACTCCTTAGAGATCAAACCCAAAGACTCACTCCATTTTAAGGATCCTGCTTTTATGAAGGATACTTTAACCTGGAACCTGAACCCCAAACGTGAGAAAAAGTTCTGGAGGGCAGGGGCAGAGTGGTTTCTGGCGCAGGCATTACCAGCTTCTTTCAATCGATTTATTACACGCGACCCTTATTCCTATATCACGTTCAAAAATTTTATCGACCATCAACGTTTCAGCGCTTGGGATTGGGATGATAATCAATTCACGACAAATCAGATCGATCACCCCTTTCACGGGCAGATTTATTTCAACGCTTTCCGTAGTAACGGTTATAATTTCTATCAATCGAGTATAGCGACGGTAGCGGGAAGTTACATCTGGGAAACGGCCGGCGAAACGCAACATCCTTCGATCAACGACCTCGTGAACACGACCTTCGGGGGTATCCTCTTAGGGGAGATGATGCATCGCGTATCGCGAAATATCCTCGCAAGGAATAAGCATCATCATAACCGTATCGGAAATGAGGTTGTCGCGACTATAGTCAATCCTGTGAATGGCTTAAACCGTTTGCTTGATGGTAAATGGGGCAAAAGTGTAGAAGACTACTTTCTGGTAGACTCCTCCGTTATTGCTGCCGAAGTCGACATGGGAATCCGCCGTTTCGACGCGAAGGAGGGCGACTTCCTGACCAAGGGAAAGAATGCTTTCTACGGACGCCTTCGTTTCCGCTATTCCAATGGCGATCACAATTATAAGCGTCCTTTTGATCAATTCTCCGTCAACTTAGAACTGGGAAATGGAGACAGCTCTTTTATCAATGCCGTAAACGTGCATGCGCTGCTTTACGGTGCCAAATTCTTTAAGTCGCAAAAGGGGGAACATTTCGGAACCCTCAATGCACATTATGATTTCTACAACAACGATGCATTCTTCTACGGTGCACAAAGTGTCAACTATAATTGGGTATCGGAGTTCCGCTATAAGAAGAACAATCGGTTAAACTTGAGCGTCGGTGCCGGTGCGGTCGTATTAGCTGCGGTTCCAGATCCTTATCTCCTTTACGGCGCCAGCAGAAACTACAATTACGGGCCGGGTGCATCCTACCGCTTCCGTGGAGAGCTCAGCCTATTGAACCTCCTGATGATCTCGGCAGACTACAATGGCGGCGTGTTCTTCACGATATCCGGTAATGATTCTTATTATGTTCTGCACGGTTTAAACACCGAAGCCAGCCTACGTTTGTACAAGCGCTGGTCGATAAACTTAAGCTCAGGATACTTTAACTTGCAAGGCCACTTCAAAGACGAGAAATACCAAGATTTCAGTAGAGAATATCCTTATGGCCGGTTGTCGATAGGGTATAATATATTTTTCTAA
- the cysM gene encoding cysteine synthase CysM: MGNIIETIGNTPLVEITRFHNNPKVKIYAKLEGNNPGGSVKDRAALNMIRSAMERGEINKDTKLIEATSGNTGIALAMIASMFGLSMELVMPFTSTRERTLTMEAFGAKVTLLESMEICRDYAEEKAATGEYFILNQFANPDNYAAHIKTTAPEIWRDTEGMITHFVSAMGTTGTIMGCSMFLKEQNPEIQIVGCQPTEESSIPGIRRWPKEYLPKIFDASRVDRVIDIAQADATQKARELARQEGVFAGMSSGGAFHAALQVANEIEEGVIVFIVCDRGDRYLSSDLFG; the protein is encoded by the coding sequence ATGGGAAACATTATAGAAACAATCGGAAATACACCATTGGTCGAAATCACTCGATTTCACAACAACCCAAAGGTTAAAATATACGCCAAACTAGAAGGAAACAATCCTGGCGGCTCCGTAAAGGACCGCGCAGCCTTGAATATGATTCGCTCGGCAATGGAACGCGGCGAAATTAACAAGGATACCAAGCTGATCGAAGCGACAAGCGGTAATACCGGAATTGCTCTGGCTATGATCGCAAGCATGTTTGGTTTATCCATGGAATTGGTGATGCCTTTCACATCAACGCGCGAGCGCACCTTGACGATGGAGGCATTCGGTGCTAAAGTAACCTTATTGGAAAGCATGGAGATTTGTCGCGATTATGCGGAGGAGAAGGCTGCAACGGGCGAATATTTTATCCTGAATCAGTTTGCCAATCCAGATAACTATGCTGCGCACATCAAGACTACTGCACCGGAAATCTGGCGCGATACAGAAGGCATGATTACACATTTCGTAAGTGCTATGGGAACAACAGGTACCATCATGGGCTGCTCGATGTTTCTAAAAGAACAAAACCCGGAAATACAGATTGTAGGTTGCCAACCAACGGAAGAATCTTCCATTCCCGGAATTCGCAGATGGCCAAAAGAATATCTACCGAAGATCTTCGATGCCTCGCGTGTAGACCGGGTGATTGATATTGCGCAGGCCGATGCAACCCAAAAGGCTAGGGAGCTAGCACGTCAGGAAGGTGTATTTGCCGGCATGAGCTCCGGTGGAGCATTCCATGCTGCCTTGCAAGTTGCCAATGAAATCGAAGAGGGCGTCATCGTCTTTATCGTTTGCGATCGAGGAGATCGATACCTCAGCTCCGATTTATTCGGATAG
- a CDS encoding serine O-acetyltransferase produces MNMKDFYEHIFQKQQAVQDMPSNKQIAQWAVALMHLLFPERNSHTYHEQADVEAAFQVSEAELYQLLLKTKACAECDVKKVAATFFEKLPQNYQIMLTDAQAILDGDPAAKSLNEVIRTYPGFLAICIYRIAHELLIQGIPLIPRILTEYAHSKTGIDIHPGARIDEYLHIDHGTGVVIGETCIIGKHVKLYQGVTLGALSVDKSLSNTQRHPIIEDHVIIYAGATILGGETVVGHHSVIGGNVWLTASVAPYTTVYHQPNSKFIDSKPLA; encoded by the coding sequence ATGAATATGAAAGACTTTTACGAGCATATCTTCCAAAAGCAACAAGCCGTTCAAGATATGCCCAGCAATAAACAGATTGCGCAATGGGCAGTTGCTCTGATGCACCTGCTATTCCCGGAGCGCAATTCGCATACCTACCATGAGCAAGCCGATGTAGAGGCTGCCTTTCAGGTATCCGAAGCCGAGTTATACCAGTTATTGCTCAAAACAAAGGCCTGTGCAGAATGCGACGTGAAGAAGGTAGCCGCCACTTTCTTTGAAAAGCTACCACAGAACTATCAGATTATGCTGACCGATGCGCAGGCAATCCTAGACGGCGACCCGGCAGCAAAAAGCTTAAACGAAGTGATACGCACTTACCCTGGTTTTCTGGCAATCTGTATTTACCGTATTGCGCATGAGTTATTGATTCAAGGCATCCCTTTGATACCGCGCATCCTCACCGAGTATGCACATTCCAAAACAGGAATTGACATACACCCGGGCGCGCGTATTGATGAATACTTGCATATTGACCACGGAACAGGTGTTGTAATCGGCGAGACTTGTATTATTGGGAAACACGTGAAACTTTATCAGGGCGTAACGCTTGGGGCCTTAAGTGTAGATAAGAGCTTATCCAATACACAGCGCCATCCAATCATTGAAGATCATGTGATTATCTATGCCGGAGCGACCATACTCGGAGGAGAAACTGTCGTGGGGCATCATTCTGTCATCGGTGGTAATGTCTGGCTCACTGCCAGCGTAGCACCCTATACGACTGTATATCATCAACCTAATTCTAAATTTATCGACTCTAAACCGCTAGCATAA
- a CDS encoding DUF3037 domain-containing protein — MHDRTLYEYAVVRLVPRVEREEFLNIGVLLYCRKQRYAEILYHVDQERCCHLAKDIDYEQIEAHLHSMRQVCQGSKDGGTLAQLDQAERFRWLTAYRSTLIQCSPVHPGLCIDAATTHQELFEKLVL; from the coding sequence ATGCACGATAGAACCTTATACGAATATGCCGTGGTTAGGCTGGTTCCTCGTGTGGAGAGAGAGGAATTTTTAAATATTGGCGTTTTGCTGTATTGCCGAAAACAACGTTATGCGGAAATCTTGTATCATGTCGATCAGGAGCGATGTTGTCACTTGGCGAAGGATATAGACTATGAACAAATTGAAGCCCATTTACATTCGATGCGCCAGGTTTGCCAAGGTTCAAAAGATGGTGGCACATTAGCCCAGCTTGATCAAGCCGAGCGCTTCCGATGGTTGACAGCATACCGTAGCACCCTTATCCAGTGCTCGCCTGTTCACCCGGGCTTATGCATCGATGCTGCAACAACGCATCAAGAATTATTCGAAAAATTAGTGCTATAA
- a CDS encoding HipA family kinase, with product MEIKSPEIREVNIIRYIQPFREGGSLPGLVDADDGFSYVIKFRGAGQGKKALVAEFIGGELARFLGLRVPEMVFAHLDVGFGRTEPDEEIQDLLKFSEGKNLGVHFLNGSITFDANVDTIDAEEASKIVWLDALLMNVDRTAKNTNMLVWHKELWMIDYGAALYFHHSWDNWEEQIGKPFVQIKDHVLLKQASEVEKIDQEYKSLFTRANIAKVLSATPDEWLIDDVRNLTAAEVREVYVEFIARRAEQSEIFVNQIQHAR from the coding sequence ATGGAAATAAAGAGTCCTGAAATTAGGGAAGTAAATATTATCCGCTATATACAGCCATTTCGTGAAGGAGGTTCTCTACCGGGCTTGGTCGATGCGGATGACGGGTTCAGCTACGTCATTAAATTCCGTGGAGCAGGGCAGGGGAAGAAAGCCTTGGTCGCTGAGTTTATCGGTGGCGAATTGGCGCGCTTCCTGGGGCTTCGCGTCCCGGAGATGGTGTTTGCACATTTGGACGTCGGCTTCGGAAGGACCGAACCGGATGAAGAGATCCAAGATCTTCTTAAATTCTCCGAAGGCAAGAATCTAGGCGTACATTTCCTCAATGGCTCTATTACTTTTGATGCGAACGTTGATACCATTGATGCCGAAGAAGCGTCGAAGATTGTATGGCTAGATGCTTTACTGATGAATGTAGACCGTACGGCGAAGAACACCAACATGCTCGTTTGGCATAAAGAGCTTTGGATGATCGACTACGGAGCAGCATTGTACTTCCACCACAGCTGGGACAATTGGGAGGAGCAGATCGGGAAGCCTTTTGTACAGATCAAAGATCATGTATTGCTGAAGCAGGCCTCCGAAGTGGAGAAGATCGATCAGGAATATAAAAGCTTGTTTACTCGCGCAAACATTGCAAAGGTGCTTTCAGCAACTCCCGATGAGTGGCTAATCGACGATGTTAGAAATCTAACGGCTGCCGAAGTACGAGAAGTCTATGTCGAATTCATTGCTAGACGCGCTGAGCAATCTGAAATTTTTGTAAATCAAATCCAACATGCACGATAG
- a CDS encoding DUF1599 domain-containing protein, with the protein MDTISEYNRVIAQCQDLFIKKTKDYGTAWRIMRLTSITDQLYIKAQRIRTLEVKKVSKVGEGIIDEYIGIINYCIIAMMQLELGEDGEDNLDPAFVEAKYTEKVNLTRDLMLAKNHDYGEAWRDMRVSSLTDMILTKLHRVKQIEDNNGETLVSEGLNANYQDMLNYAVFALIKLGLAEKAE; encoded by the coding sequence ATGGATACCATCTCTGAATACAACCGTGTCATCGCTCAATGTCAAGATTTATTTATTAAGAAGACAAAAGATTATGGTACGGCATGGCGTATTATGCGTCTGACTTCGATTACTGATCAGCTTTATATCAAAGCGCAGCGCATCCGTACGCTGGAGGTGAAGAAGGTTTCTAAGGTGGGTGAAGGTATAATCGACGAATATATCGGTATCATCAATTACTGCATTATTGCGATGATGCAGTTAGAGCTTGGCGAGGATGGCGAGGATAATCTAGATCCCGCTTTTGTCGAAGCGAAGTACACGGAAAAGGTGAATCTGACACGTGATTTGATGCTAGCGAAGAATCATGACTATGGCGAGGCATGGCGCGATATGCGCGTTTCCTCATTAACGGATATGATCCTGACCAAGTTGCATCGTGTAAAACAGATTGAAGACAACAACGGCGAGACCTTAGTATCTGAGGGTCTGAACGCCAATTACCAAGATATGCTAAACTATGCGGTCTTCGCATTGATTAAATTAGGTTTGGCAGAAAAAGCAGAATAA
- a CDS encoding BT_3928 family protein: MTYTGSFNTQKKEKPALWLWIPRLIVGTLFIFSGLIKANDPLGFGYKLQEYFHVFGLNFLNDYAHWIAIALCALEIILGALLILGIAGRKVAWGLLLLIIFFTFLTFYSAFFEVVKSCGCFGDAIPLTPWESFIKDIVLLILIIPIFIYRDRIKPFIKSLFTRNLLTLFIIIASFGIGIYTLYFLPFIDFLPYKEGNNLVELRKIPEGAEPDVYEHIYQLKNKTTGEIKKVTDKEYLGEKLWEDENLEVIGDPESKLIKKGFELPIPDLIITDIEGTDRTEEVISNPYFNFIVVSRDLTKLSPFDFKALDRINTTIRELSEDYNIRAILATASSTEDVNYLNDQMDLVLETFYVDAVPLKSMVRSNPGVMLMLNGVVVKKWSQYNFPSKEELIKNYFDKMQ; this comes from the coding sequence ATGACTTATACAGGCAGTTTCAACACGCAAAAAAAAGAAAAACCAGCTTTATGGCTATGGATTCCTAGGCTTATTGTCGGGACTTTGTTCATCTTCTCAGGGCTTATAAAAGCAAACGATCCGCTCGGATTTGGATATAAACTTCAGGAGTATTTCCATGTTTTCGGCCTTAACTTCCTGAACGACTATGCGCATTGGATTGCAATTGCGCTATGTGCCTTAGAGATTATTCTTGGTGCATTGTTGATTCTGGGAATCGCCGGCAGGAAAGTCGCATGGGGCCTACTGCTATTGATAATCTTCTTTACTTTCCTTACGTTTTACTCGGCATTCTTTGAAGTAGTAAAATCCTGCGGTTGTTTTGGGGATGCTATCCCATTGACCCCTTGGGAGTCTTTCATAAAGGATATTGTCTTGCTGATTTTGATCATCCCAATTTTCATTTACAGAGACCGTATCAAGCCATTTATCAAAAGCTTGTTCACGCGTAATTTACTGACACTTTTTATTATTATCGCTTCCTTTGGAATCGGTATTTACACTTTATACTTCCTTCCGTTTATTGATTTCCTACCTTACAAGGAGGGAAATAACCTAGTTGAGCTTCGCAAGATTCCAGAGGGTGCAGAACCTGATGTTTATGAACATATCTATCAGTTGAAGAATAAGACGACTGGCGAGATCAAGAAAGTGACGGACAAAGAATATTTGGGCGAGAAGCTGTGGGAAGACGAGAATTTAGAGGTTATTGGCGATCCGGAAAGCAAGCTGATCAAGAAAGGCTTCGAATTGCCTATTCCAGATTTAATTATTACAGATATCGAAGGTACAGACCGTACGGAGGAAGTGATCAGCAACCCATACTTTAACTTTATCGTGGTGAGCAGAGATTTGACTAAGCTTTCACCATTTGATTTTAAGGCATTGGACCGCATCAATACGACGATTAGAGAACTTTCGGAGGATTATAATATTCGCGCCATCTTGGCGACCGCATCTTCGACAGAAGATGTGAACTACCTGAATGATCAGATGGATCTGGTATTGGAAACTTTCTATGTGGATGCTGTTCCCTTGAAGAGCATGGTTCGTTCGAATCCTGGCGTGATGTTGATGCTGAATGGCGTTGTGGTTAAGAAATGGTCGCAATACAATTTCCCATCAAAAGAAGAGCTGATTAAGAACTATTTCGACAAGATGCAATAA
- a CDS encoding shikimate kinase produces MGKPVFLIGFMGSGKTTWGKKLSNALQVPFIDMDHVIVEKIGMSIPEYFQQHGEEAFRKVEQTVMKEQEGRAGIISTGGGTPCYFDNMDWLLANGTVLYLKHSPKSLWSRLSQSDVNKRPALKGFTGEELLAFIEEKLDERAPYYDRAHIHVDQINTPLEKLIAIIEEYQKNDAE; encoded by the coding sequence ATGGGTAAGCCGGTATTTTTAATTGGTTTTATGGGCAGCGGAAAGACGACCTGGGGCAAGAAGTTGTCGAACGCGCTACAGGTCCCATTCATTGATATGGACCATGTTATCGTGGAAAAGATCGGGATGAGCATTCCGGAATACTTTCAACAGCATGGTGAGGAAGCTTTTCGCAAAGTAGAGCAAACCGTGATGAAAGAGCAGGAAGGTCGCGCAGGCATCATCTCAACCGGTGGTGGTACTCCTTGTTATTTCGATAATATGGATTGGTTGCTGGCGAATGGTACTGTATTATATCTAAAGCATAGTCCGAAGTCCTTATGGAGTAGATTAAGTCAATCCGACGTTAATAAACGCCCCGCATTGAAAGGATTTACGGGTGAGGAACTCTTAGCCTTCATCGAAGAAAAACTCGATGAGCGCGCGCCCTATTACGACAGAGCACATATACATGTTGATCAGATCAACACCCCTTTAGAAAAGCTGATTGCAATTATAGAAGAATACCAAAAGAACGATGCGGAGTAG
- a CDS encoding glycerophosphodiester phosphodiesterase family protein, translating into MSKIIGLATLLLIVATGCFRGTAPDNVEMYPKVSQRFNINSVEEFYDFLTYSENSYPLISAHRGGGFPDYPENCIASFAELAREMPVIIECDVRMTKDSVLVLMHDETLNRTSTGKGKVINKTYAELKDLKLKDSEGQVTRYGISTLEQALIWGKNTVLYTLDVKKEVPYELVVDLIRKTQTETNTIIITYSANQAAVVNRLAPDLMISASMKKPDDLTRLSDLDIPDNRLVAFVGTSEPDSSLYSALRLHGIKSILGTIGNLDRSAEKAGYQVYAEYVDRGADILSTDRPFEAAKALDYYIKKRNIRSKYIQ; encoded by the coding sequence ATGAGTAAGATTATAGGTTTAGCCACATTACTTTTAATAGTTGCCACGGGCTGTTTCCGTGGAACAGCACCGGATAATGTTGAAATGTATCCGAAGGTTTCTCAACGTTTTAATATCAATAGCGTTGAGGAGTTTTACGACTTTCTAACCTATTCTGAGAATTCCTATCCATTGATCAGTGCGCATCGCGGTGGCGGCTTTCCAGACTATCCCGAGAACTGTATTGCATCTTTTGCGGAATTAGCAAGAGAAATGCCTGTAATTATCGAATGCGATGTGCGCATGACGAAAGACTCCGTGCTAGTGTTGATGCATGACGAGACGCTAAACCGTACATCAACAGGTAAGGGCAAAGTCATCAATAAAACCTACGCTGAGCTGAAGGATCTGAAGCTGAAAGATTCCGAAGGACAAGTTACGCGTTATGGTATTTCTACGCTGGAACAAGCGCTTATCTGGGGTAAGAATACAGTTCTTTATACGTTAGATGTAAAGAAAGAAGTTCCCTATGAATTAGTGGTGGATCTGATTCGCAAGACGCAGACCGAGACAAACACGATTATTATTACTTATTCGGCTAATCAGGCAGCGGTTGTTAATCGTCTGGCTCCCGACTTGATGATATCGGCCAGCATGAAGAAACCTGATGATTTAACACGCTTAAGTGATCTGGATATTCCCGATAATAGATTGGTTGCCTTCGTTGGCACCAGTGAACCCGATTCTAGTTTATACAGCGCGCTTCGTCTCCATGGTATCAAATCTATTTTGGGCACTATCGGCAACTTAGACCGTTCGGCAGAAAAAGCGGGCTATCAAGTTTATGCGGAATATGTCGATCGTGGTGCTGATATCCTTTCTACCGACCGTCCGTTTGAGGCGGCCAAAGCATTAGACTATTATATCAAGAAGCGGAATATCCGCTCTAAATATATCCAATAA
- a CDS encoding ATP-binding cassette domain-containing protein: MAIEVDKLTKLYGKQRALNNISFQTSHGRIIGFLGPNGAGKSTCMKILTGILPFEAGSVKVLGMDVSNQALALKRRIGYLPENNPLYLDMYVQEALSFEADLHKIANKQQRIKEVIELTGLQAEQHKKIHQLSKGYKQRVGLAMAIIHDPEVLILDEPTTGLDPNQIIEIRNLIKALGKEKTVLLSTHIMQEVEAICDEIIIINKGELRLQIAKADLASQFPSMSMEDIFVQHSN; encoded by the coding sequence ATGGCGATTGAGGTTGACAAGCTTACGAAACTTTACGGGAAGCAACGCGCATTAAACAACATTAGCTTCCAAACGAGCCATGGCCGTATCATTGGTTTCCTTGGTCCGAATGGCGCGGGTAAATCGACCTGCATGAAAATCTTGACGGGCATCCTGCCCTTCGAAGCCGGCTCCGTAAAGGTCTTAGGCATGGATGTGTCTAATCAGGCGCTTGCACTGAAGAGGAGAATAGGCTATCTCCCGGAAAATAATCCTTTATATCTTGATATGTATGTGCAGGAGGCACTGTCCTTTGAAGCTGATCTGCATAAGATTGCCAACAAGCAACAGCGCATTAAAGAAGTCATCGAACTTACCGGCTTACAAGCCGAACAGCATAAGAAAATACATCAGCTTTCTAAAGGCTATAAGCAACGCGTCGGATTGGCGATGGCGATTATCCATGACCCCGAAGTGCTGATCCTGGATGAACCGACTACCGGTTTAGATCCCAACCAGATTATTGAAATCCGCAATCTGATCAAAGCCTTAGGGAAAGAAAAAACCGTATTGCTTTCTACCCACATTATGCAAGAAGTAGAGGCTATCTGCGATGAGATTATCATTATCAATAAGGGTGAATTGAGGTTGCAGATTGCTAAGGCAGATCTTGCATCGCAATTCCCAAGCATGAGCATGGAAGATATCTTCGTGCAGCACAGCAACTAA